A single window of Microplitis demolitor isolate Queensland-Clemson2020A chromosome 7, iyMicDemo2.1a, whole genome shotgun sequence DNA harbors:
- the LOC103576856 gene encoding tubulin gamma-2 chain, with translation MPCEMITLQLGQCGNQIGFEFWKRLCAEHGISPEGILEEFATEGTDRKDVFFYQSDDEHYIPRAVLLDLEPRVIHTIMNSPYSKLYNPENIYLSKHGGGAGNNWASGYHQGEKLQEEIFDILDREADGSDSLEGFVLCHSIAGGTGSGMGSFMLESLADRFPKKLIETYSVFPNQDEISDVVVQPYNSLLTLKRLTQCADCVVVLDNTALNRIASDRLHIQNPSFTQINKLVSTIMSVSTTTLRYPSYMNNDLVGLIAPLIPTPRLHFLMTGYTPLTTDQEGQSVRKTSVLDVMRRLLQPKNMMVSTALDRNASHCYISILNIIQGEVDPTQVHKSLQRIRERKLAQFIPWGPASIQVALSRKSPYIQSAHRVSGLMLANHTNISSLFDRALQQYDKLRKREAFLEQFKKEKMFEDNLDELDNSREVVECLVKEYQAATRPDYLTWSPNKAE, from the exons atgccGTGTGAAATGATAACTCTCCAGCTTGGTCAATGCGGCAATCAaa ttggcTTTGAATTTTGGAAGCGACTTTGCGCTGAACATGGAATAAGTCCAGAGGGGATACTTGAAGAATTTGCAACTGAAGGTACTGATAGAaaagatgtttttttctatcagtCTGATGATGAACATTATATACCTAGAGCTGTATTACTTGATCTTGAACCTAGAGTTATTCATACGATCATGAATTCCCCATATTCTAAA ctGTACAATCcagagaatatttatttatcaaagcaCGGTGGTGGTGCTGGTAATAATTGGGCATCTGGATATCATCAGGGAGAGAAACttcaagaagaaatttttgacatACTGGATCGCGAAGCTGATGGTAGTGATAGTCTGGAG gGATTTGTATTGTGCCATTCAATTGCTGGAGGAACTGGTTCTGGTATGGGTTCGTTTATGTTAGAGTCTTTAGCTGATAGATTTCCAAAGAAATTGATTGAAACTTACAGTGTATTTCCAAACCAAGATGAAAtaag tgatGTCGTAGTACAGCCATACAATTCTCTGCTGACACTAAAAAGATTAACCCAATGTGCTGACTGTGTCGTAGTATTAGACAACACAGCACTAAACAGAATAGCATCAGACCGACTGCACATTCAAAATCCCAGTTTTACTCAAATCAACAAGCTAGTATCAACAATAATGTCCGTCAGCACAACAACTCTAAGATACCCATCTTACATGAACAACGACCTGGTTGGTTTGATCGCACCATTGATTCCAACCCCACGTCTTCATTTCCTCATGACCGGATACACGCCGCTGACGACAGACCAAGAAGGTCAGTCTGTTCGGAAAACGTCAGTGCTCGATGTGATGCGTCGACTTTTGCAGCCAAAGAACATGATGGTGTCCACAGCACTGGACAGAAATGCCTCGCACTGTTacatatcaattttaaatatcattcaaGGAGAAGTTGATCCTACCCAAGTTCATAAATCTCTCCAGAGAATAAGAGAACGTAAACTGGCGCAGTTCATACCTTGGGGACCGGCTAGTATCCAAGTCGCGCTTTCAAGGAAATCTCCATACATTCAAAGTGCTCACCGTGTTTCCGGTCTTATGCTTGCCAACCACACCAACATATCATCACTGTTTGATCGCGCTCTTCAGCAGTATGACAAATTACGGAAACGCGAAGCTTTTCTTGAGCaattcaaaaaagaaaaaatgtttgaagataatttagaTGAACTTGATAATTCACGCGAAGTTGTTGAGTGTCTGGTTAAAGAATATCAAGCTGCCACGAGACCTGACTATCTTACATGGAGTCCTAACAAagctgaataa
- the LOC103576857 gene encoding tRNA (adenine(58)-N(1))-methyltransferase catalytic subunit TRMT61A, with protein sequence MSFYKTKSIIEEGDVVVLYFGPQKMHCFEVTHKIVNKKGELVDNVFQTTHGALKIPSLIGKKYGTKVELTRGWAYVLQPTPELWTVTLPHRTQIIYTPDISLIIHLLDLVPGSIVIETGTGSGSLSHSLIRTIRPHGHLHTFDFHKQRVELATAEFKKHGIGEFVTVTHRDVCLEGFGDALKHKVDAVFLDLPHPWLTINHAVDALKESGGKLCSFSPCIEQVQQTCIQLEATGFVDIRTHECLQKELTVVYKNVPKLNLDCLKKKHSVEEVVEKKSGEQDKILTVSHAHSLPGHTGYITIATLPPLFARIIDDDN encoded by the exons atgagtttttataaaacaaaatcaattattgaaGAAGGAGATGTTGTGGTTTTGTATTTTGGACCTCAAAAAATGCATTGTTTCGAGGTTACACACAaaatagttaacaaaaaaGGCGAACTAGTTGATAATGTCTTCCAAACAACTCACGGTGCTCTAAAAATCCCATCATTGATTGGTAAAAAGTATGGTACTAAGGTAGAATTGACACGTGGATGGGCGTATGTTTTGCAACCGACTCCAGAATTGTGGACAGTGACTCTTCCTCATCgaactcaaattatttatacgcCTGATATCAGTCTGATAATTCATCTACTGGATCTCGTTCCTGGAAGTATTGTTATTGAGacag GAACTGGCAGTGGGTCATTGTCACATTCATTAATCCGAACAATACGACCCCATGGTCATTTACATACATTTGATTTCCACAAACAGCGGGTCGAATTAGCGACTGCTGAGTTCAAAAAACATGGAATTGGCGAATTTGTGACAGTAACTCACCGTGACGTTTGTCTAGAAGGTTTTGGAGACGCATTGAAGCACAAAGTCGACGCAGTATTTTTAGATCTACCTCATCCTTGGCTAACAATAAATCACGCGGTCGATGCTCTGAAGGAGTCAGGTGGTAAATTGTGTTCGTTTTCGCCGTGTATTGAACAAGTGCAGCAGACTTGTATTCAGTTGGAGGCCACTGGATTCGTTGACATTCGCACTCACGAGTGTTTGCAAAAAGAACTGACtgttgtttataaaaatgttcCTAAATTGAATCTtgattgtttgaaaaaaaag CACTCGGTGGAAGAagttgtggaaaaaaaatctggtgaACAAGACAAAATATTGACGGTATCGCACGCTCATTCATTACCAGGACACACAGGATATATTACGATAGCGACATTACCGCCGCTTTTTGCTCGCAttattgatgatgataattaa